The sequence AAAAGTAGCTAGCGTTTTATCTGCCATATCTAGATATTGTCTATACATGTCTAGATATACTTTAGCAGGTGTCTAGATGTTTGTCTATGTAAATCTAGATACTTGTCTAGACAGCGAAGGTGATACCGAAAGCGCTGATTTCCAATAGTTGCGACAAGTATTTCTCTGTGGTAATAAATTCTGGTTTAAAGGGCGATCGCGCCGCAAAAAGCGATCGCCCCATTGGATTGTGTCTCCGCCCTTGCTTGGTGGGTGGACATCTATAACAATACAGCGATTGCTCTAAACTATTAAACTAAAATGGCTATCTTTTTAAGCAATGTATTAACCTACTTTTAGGGAACAATAAAGGCAGAATACTTGCTAGCAAAAGAATACAGCCCTTAAATGCCTGAAAAACGTTTTTAAGTTAGCTGTTAAAATAAAACGCTATCTTTTTGACCAATCTATCAAATTGGCTTTGATTCGCTAACCGCCGCGCTCCTGGAGGTGTTGCCAGATGCGGTTAATTTGCTCTTTCCATTCGATGCGGTCGGCGTTAAGTTCTGCTGTTAGGCGCTCAAAATTCTGCTGGTGAATTGTTGCGACTTGCAGCAGCGCTTCTGCGGTTGTCCGCAGTTCGGTTACTGATGTCCGCAAGTCGGCGTTGACGGCAACCTGCCTGTCTAGCGCGGCTTCAATGCGATCTAGTCTTTCTTCGCTCATGCTGCATCTTCCTTGCCAGCGTTGGCGAGTGACTTAGCTTCTGCACGATCCAAATATTCTTGAATTGCAATAGCTGCAAGTTGACTAACTGAACGTTTTTCAGCCACAGCAAGACGTTTCAGCCTTTCTTTGTCTTCTTGGCTGATGATTACGCTCAAGTTGGGACTTTTAGCCATTGAGGTTACTAAACTCTGTTTTCTTTAATCATACTCTACGAGAATCTAATAACCTAGTCTGCTAGACTATAGCAAAGTCTACATAAATATAGTAGAGTTTATTAAACGCGCCCCGATAGCGATATCTCAACCCCGCTACCAGGACGACTTCCACCCAATCGTTCAACGTTTAACCTCACGATTAGGAGGCATTTAGCATGTTATCACTTACGCCTAGTACCCGTTTTTGGGGCTTGCCTTGTAATGTCCCGCGTTTTTGGCGCTTGCGGGTAGCCAAAGATTTTACAAAACCCAAATATCACATCGGTCAAACCGTTATCTATCAAGAATTCTTAGTGGATGTGACTGGCATTGCGTGGACATCAACTGACTGGCAATACTTGATTGAACCGTCTGTGTACCC comes from Tolypothrix sp. NIES-4075 and encodes:
- a CDS encoding ribbon-helix-helix domain-containing protein translates to MAKSPNLSVIISQEDKERLKRLAVAEKRSVSQLAAIAIQEYLDRAEAKSLANAGKEDAA